A single window of Oncorhynchus clarkii lewisi isolate Uvic-CL-2024 chromosome 10, UVic_Ocla_1.0, whole genome shotgun sequence DNA harbors:
- the LOC139418911 gene encoding uncharacterized protein isoform X1 — protein MANCMVFHTQIASIMEVLANAAVVEICKLVDDDYAVFRLEMTQSQKENRSLQRKLQLLELKVARERAVASPSSVKILDRHRRMARGERHLTGGHKSLMKPAGHNTCRDDQPITVDEGSGTSTQHVIVIESTEAAGPGVKQERSEGKQDPWHSRDIQNGVAGAPPVATENPTTTQPRTQHSITEVSGMPSDVLKSETETETLTVTQMQLHRGSDHRSDPERLGLGRLGCPPDSEYLPVFHQSQRTVHSHGDGDSLDTGGDGPSCSYATEMDPSNMPLDLERQTNLSRGDWNRYSSSVYSEGCLDEKGEVIVVDEVTVKVEGDVPPTWNADSHLGDGLTQERDFLDYRESLETSPNVATHSPLHTFRDCNPVSRSMGPTDPHRLVLFDKGLNSNYRARDQARGGGAASGKSKEKRFLCMFCNKGFSCPQKVEIHQRVHTGVKPFSCTQCPMAFAQAGDLKRHQRVHTGEKPFSCTQCHMAFAQAGHLKRHQRVHTGEK, from the exons atggctaactgtatggTTTTTCACACACAAATAGCATCCATCATGGAGGTGCTAGCGAACGCTGCTGTGGTAGAGATCTGCAAACTCGTAGAtgacgactatgcagtgtttcgtttggaaatgactcaaagccagaaagaaaacaggtCATTGCAAAGGAAACTACAACTACTGGAACTGAAGGTGGCACGGGAGCGCGCCGTTGCTAgtcccagtagtgtcaagatCCTTGACCGACACAGAAgaatggcaagag GTGAAAgacatctcactggaggccacaAGAGCTTAATGAAGCCAGCGGGACACAATACATGCagagatgaccaaccaatcactgttgatgaggggagtggaacctcaacccagcatgttatcgtgatagag TCTACAGAGGCTGCAGGTCCTGGGGTCAAGCAGGAGAGGTCTGAAGGAAAGCAGGACCCATGGCACAGTAGAGACATCCAGAATGGAGTGGCTGGAGCGCCCCCTGTAGCCACAGAAAACCCCACCACTACGCAGCCCAGGACCCAACACAgcatcacggaggtcagtggaaTGCCGAGCGACGtcctcaagtcagagacagaaaccgagactttaactgtaacacaaatgCAATTACACAGAGGAtctgaccacagatcagacccagagagactggGCCTGGGGAGACTGGGCTGTCCTCCTGACTCAGAGTATTTACCTGTATTTCACCAGAGCCAGAGGACTGTTCATTCCCATGGTGATGGTGACTCGTTAGACACTGGAGGTGATGGTCCGTCTTGTTCTTACGCTACAGAGATGGACCCTAGCAACATGCCCTTGGATTTAGAGAGACAGACTAATCTGTCTAGAGGGGACTGGAACcggtacagtagtagtgtatactctgaAGGTTGCCTAGATGAGAAAGGGGAGGTTATAGTGGTAGATGAAGtgactgtgaaagtggagggCGACGTTCCTCCCACATGGAATGCAGATAGTCACCTAGGAGAtggactcacacaggagagagatttCTTAGATTACAGGGAAAGCTTAGAGACAAGTCCAAATGTCGctacccactcccctttacaTACGTTCAGGGATTGCAACCCAGTGTCCAGATCGATGGGGCCTACTGATCCACACCGCCTCGTCCTTTTCGATAAGGGATTGAACTCAAATTACAGAGCTAGAGACCAGGCTCGGGGTGGGGGAGCAGCATCAGGCAAAAGTAAAGAGAAACGtttcctctgcatgttctgtaacaaaggcttcagctgccCCCAGAAGGTGGAGATTCACCAGCgggtccacacaggggtgaaacccttcagctgtacccagtgccCCATGGCCTTCGCTCAAGCTGgtgacctgaagaggcaccagagggtccacacgggggagaaacccttcagctgtacccagtgtcacatggCCTTTGCTCAGGCTGGTCACCTGAAGAgacaccagagggtccacacaggggagaaataa